From Prochlorococcus marinus XMU1419, a single genomic window includes:
- the rplK gene encoding 50S ribosomal protein L11 produces MAKKIVAVIKLALQAGKANPAPPVGPALGQHGVNIMAFCKEYNARTQDKAGFVIPVEISVFEDRSFTFITKTPPASVLITKAAGIEKGSGESAKGSVGNISKSQLEEIAKTKLPDLNCSSVESAMKVIEGTARNMGISITD; encoded by the coding sequence ATGGCAAAAAAAATTGTTGCAGTTATCAAGCTTGCTCTACAAGCAGGCAAAGCAAATCCTGCTCCTCCTGTAGGACCAGCTTTAGGACAACATGGTGTCAATATCATGGCATTTTGCAAAGAATACAACGCAAGGACACAAGATAAAGCAGGTTTTGTAATTCCAGTCGAGATTTCTGTTTTTGAAGATAGAAGCTTTACTTTTATCACAAAAACACCTCCTGCTTCCGTCTTAATAACAAAAGCAGCTGGGATAGAGAAAGGATCAGGTGAATCCGCAAAAGGCTCTGTTGGGAACATAAGTAAATCTCAATTAGAAGAGATAGCCAAAACTAAGCTTCCTGATCTAAACTGTTCTAGTGTTGAATCAGCAATGAAAGTAATTGAGGGTACTGCTCGTAATATGGGCATCTCTATCACTGATTGA
- the nusG gene encoding transcription termination/antitermination protein NusG has product MSNELTTSLASSKANTSIARWYAVQVASSCEKKVKATLEQRSVTLGVNNRIIEIEIPQTPGIKLKKDGSRQTTEEKVFPGYVLVRMILDEDTMMAVKSTPNVINFVGAEDGRGSGRSRGHIKPRPLSRQEVNRIFKRASEKKAVIKLDIEEKDRIIVTSGPFKDFQGEVIEVSGERNKLKALLSIFGRETPVELEFSQINKQN; this is encoded by the coding sequence ATGAGTAATGAATTAACTACAAGCCTTGCTTCTTCAAAAGCAAATACAAGCATTGCAAGATGGTATGCAGTTCAAGTAGCATCAAGCTGTGAAAAAAAAGTAAAAGCGACTCTTGAGCAGAGATCAGTAACTTTAGGTGTTAATAATAGAATCATTGAAATTGAAATTCCCCAAACTCCAGGAATTAAATTAAAAAAAGATGGAAGCAGACAAACTACTGAAGAAAAAGTTTTTCCAGGTTATGTCCTCGTAAGAATGATTTTGGATGAAGATACAATGATGGCTGTTAAAAGTACTCCAAATGTAATTAACTTTGTAGGTGCTGAAGACGGCAGAGGAAGCGGAAGATCGCGAGGTCATATCAAACCTAGACCATTATCAAGACAAGAAGTTAATAGAATATTCAAGCGTGCGTCTGAGAAAAAAGCTGTAATCAAGTTAGATATTGAAGAAAAAGATAGAATCATTGTAACTAGTGGTCCATTCAAGGATTTCCAGGGAGAAGTTATAGAAGTTTCCGGAGAAAGAAATAAATTAAAAGCATTACTTTCAATATTTGGGCGCGAGACTCCTGTAGAATTAGAATTCTCCCAAATCAATAAACAGAATTAA
- the secE gene encoding preprotein translocase subunit SecE codes for MTSPTTNKEPLKKDSPEVEEPKKKNNFFSSTYDELKLVVWPNKQQLFSESVAVIIMVSFSAAAIASVSRFYGWAASQIFG; via the coding sequence GTGACAAGTCCCACTACTAATAAAGAACCTCTTAAAAAGGATTCTCCTGAAGTTGAAGAGCCTAAAAAAAAGAATAATTTTTTTAGTTCTACCTACGATGAGCTTAAACTTGTCGTGTGGCCTAACAAACAACAACTTTTTAGCGAATCAGTAGCAGTTATAATTATGGTATCGTTTTCTGCTGCAGCAATTGCTTCTGTTAGCAGATTCTATGGATGGGCAGCCTCGCAAATTTTTGGTTGA